One Oryza sativa Japonica Group chromosome 8, ASM3414082v1 DNA window includes the following coding sequences:
- the LOC107275904 gene encoding LOW QUALITY PROTEIN: putative B3 domain-containing protein Os08g0325100 (The sequence of the model RefSeq protein was modified relative to this genomic sequence to represent the inferred CDS: deleted 2 bases in 1 codon): MGTWCERCRRRDEQDYRNLDDCQKHFLLLMMGDFQHEITIPKEFVQRLKGDIPEEIQLETHNRNSYTVRVDKSQEKVIFAAGWAQFVKTFDLHMGDSMMFRFKGNSQFDVIIFDQVGREKVCSVAVDDYLDPNVQEGRTDATETLNSSRAHSQDDYLDPNVQEGRTNATETLNSSRAHSQPMPMQTPATETLNSSRAHSQDMPMQSPATETLNSSRAHPQPMPMQLPTETVNHFHAPHYPMQMPIENMALSRTQAMPTQMQSPPTYRWTQVQRDNLRYSLPSEDQGCRVGVIPDPIIGRRTKLNPVQEKVVNFKIQHIHSEIPIFVAVIKRSNVSGVLSTLSVAKRYVDEYLGGERFISLSRLGGKWGIRLLGGGGSGTRMVGGWQKFVNENDFGVGDICLFELLKNHKGTMEVHIIKAKDIF, encoded by the exons ATGGGCACGTGGTGCGAAAGATGTAGACGGCGCGATGAGCAGGACTACAGGAATTTGGATGATTGCCAGAAACACTTTTTGCTGCTTATGATGGGTGATTTTCAACATGAGATT ACCATTCCGAAAGAATTTGTGCAGCGTTTAAAGGGTGACATCCCTGAAGAAATCCAACTGGAAACACATAACAGAAACAGTTACACTGTTAGAGTTGACAAGTCCCAAGAAAAGGTTATCTTTGCAGCAGGATGGGCACAATTCGTCAAAACCTTTGATTTACATATGGGTGACTCCATGATGTTcagattcaaaggaaattctcAGTTTGATGTCATAATATTTGATCAAGTTGGCCGCGAGAAAGTATGTTCTGTTGCTGTGGATGATTATCTGGATCCTAATGTGCAAGAAGGGCGCACAGATGCTACTGAAACACTGAACAGTTCTCGTGCTCATTCTCAGGATGATTATCTTGATCCTAATGTGCAAGAAGGGCGCACAAATGCTACTGAAACGCTTAACAGTTCTCGTGCTCATTCTCAGCCCATGCCAATGCAGACACCAGCTACTGAAACACTGAACAGTTCTCGTGCTCATTCTCAGGACATGCCAATGCAGTCACCAGCTACTGAAACACTGAACAGTTCTCGTGCTCATCCTCAACCCATGCCGATGCAATTGCCTACTGAAACCGTGAACCATTTTCATGCTCCTCATTATCCCATGCAGATGCCAATTGAAAACATGGCCCTTTCTCGCACTCAAGCTATGCCCACGCAAATGCAGTCACCACCAACATATAGATGGACACAGGTGCAAAGAGATAACTTAA GATATTCTTTGCCCTCTGAAGATCAGGGTTGCAGAGTAGGTGTTATACCTGATCCCATCATTGGGCGTAGGACCAAACTAAATCCAGTTCAGGAGAAGGTGGTGAACTTCAAGATCCAACATATTCATTCTGAAATCCCAATATTTGTAGCTGTCATTAAAAGGAGCAACGTGTCTGGAGTGTTATCCACTCTA AGTGTCGCCAAACGGTACGTGGATGAATACCTTGGAGGCGAGAGATTCATCAGTCTTTCGCGACTTGGGGGCAAGTGGGGCATCAGGCTTTTG GGTGGGGGTGGGAGTGGCACAAGGATGGTAGGTGGATGGCAAAAGTTTGTGAATGAGAACGATTTTGGAGTGGGGGATATTTGCCTGTTCGAACTGTTGAAGAATCATAAGGGCACAATGGAAGTTCATATCATCAAGGCAAAGGATATCTTTTGA
- the LOC136357543 gene encoding uncharacterized protein, translating into MLDQYPQETEDNLVHLLKAQHYKTFILLPYNTEFHWVLLLFDLDACTINVYDSMDKKESTFDKVFELIDRAWYRFRHLVRGKWRERLRRKFKFPCAKQKQGTNLCGYYVCEYCHCLANQIITTRELEFIRMRDNLTTHKEFTAAVQEQLMGFINEEILDPKGEFYYDGNTIHRSLASELAASTTTSKS; encoded by the exons atgctcgaccaatatccacaagaaacagaggacaatctcgtccatctcctgaaggcgcagcattacaagacgttcatactgttgccatacaacacaga attccactgggtgcttttactcttcgacctggatgCCTGCACcatcaacgtatatgactcaatggataaaaaagagtctacgtttgacaaggttttcgaacttatagacag ggcttggtatcggttccgtcatttggtccgcggcaaatggagagaaagacttaggcggaagttcaaatttcct tgcgcaaagcaaaagcagggaactaacttgtgcggctattacgtgtgcgagtattgccactgccttgcaaaccaaatcatcaccacaagagagctcgaa tttattcgcatgagggataacctgaccacacacaaggaatttaccgcggcggttcaagaacaactcatgggattcatcaacgaagaaatccttgatcctaagggtgaattctactacgacggaaacacaattcaccggtccttagcttctgagctagcagcgagtactactacatcgaaatcgtag
- the LOC107276438 gene encoding uncharacterized protein, which translates to MLDTGRGCLRETVGEARQAGVQGMEGAGVLHLAAINGSMNVVRYLVETMRFDVDDLDKEGRTPLVSAVHSGRIGTVKYLLDHGANKDKASEGGLTPLHSAAGLGDCKMVKLLLAKGAYVDPLSDCGTPLHLAATEGQDGTMKILLDHKADYNKMVLGMTPLFVAINHASEKCAKLLVKAGADINGDYVLTALTDTSFNSVFALLTGRVYCQSSRCCMVVVALVISHTVILSMHHAASLHLFSILDDTLIQGAPVSRSITELKSLGSMAFQSKNYLHAAGFYSKAMDLDPDDATLFSNRSLCWLRRGHGGKALLDAHECRKKQPDWSKACYRLGASLMSLKDYGSACDALFDGLKLDPADVQIENALREAFQNLKLSRSTKAK; encoded by the exons ATGCTGGATACGGGGAGGGGATGCCTCCGGGAGACCGTGGGAGAGGCGAGGCAGGCAGGCGTGCAAGGCATGGAAGGTGCCGGCGTGCTGCACCTCGCTGCCATCAACGGGAGCATGAATGTGGTCAGGTACCTGGTTGAGACGATGCGGTTCGATGTGGATGACCTCGACAAAGAAG GGAGGACACCTCTGGTTTCTGCTGTACACAGTGGACGCATAGGCACGGTCAAGTATCTTCTTGATCACGGTGCAAATAAAGACAAAGCAAGCGAGGGTGGCCTAACTCCTCTGCATTCTGCTGCTGGATTAG GTGATTGTAAAATGGTAAAACTATTGCTTGCAAAAGGAGCTTATGTTGACCCGTTATCTGACTGTGGGACACCATTACATCTTGCTGCTACTGAAGGGCAGGATGGTACCATGAAGATATTGTTGGACCACAAAGCGGAT TACAACAAGATGGTACTTGGTATGACACCTCTCTTTGTTGCTATAAATCATGCCTCAGAAAAATGCGCGAAGCTCCTGGTTAAG GCTGGTGCTGATATCAATGGAGATTATGTGTTAACAGCTTTAACTGATACTTCGTTCAACTCAGTGTTTGCATTGCTTACTGGAAGGGTTTACTGCCAGTCATCACGTTGCTG CATGGTGGTAGTTGCTTTAGTAATATCTCATACAGTCATACTTTCCATGCATCATGCTGCAAGTCTTCATTTGTTTAGTATTCTTGATGATACTCTGATTCAGGGAGCACCTGTGAGTAGAAGTATAACAGAGTTAAAGTCACTAGGGAGTATGGCGTTCCAGAGCAAGAACTATCTTCATGCTGCAGGATTCTACAGTAAG GCAATGGACCTTGACCCTGATGATGCCACCTTGTTCTCAAATAGGAGTCTTTGCTGGCTTCGCAGAGGTCATGGAGGCAAGGCTTTGCTGGATGCTCACGAATGCAGAAAAAAACAGCCTGATTGGTCAAAGGCCTGCTACCGGCTGGGCGCATCTCTGATGTCACTGAAG GACTATGGAAGTGCGTGCGATGCACTTTTTGATGGACTCAAATTGGACCCAGCAGATGTTCAGATTGAGAATGCGTTACG GGAAGCTTTTCAGAACTTGAAGTTATCTCGAAGCACCAAGGCCAAGTGA